One genomic region from Terriglobales bacterium encodes:
- a CDS encoding peptidylprolyl isomerase, protein MARQPGTYATFDTSMGKIVCRLFEKEAPNTVKNFIDLAEGKRDWRDNVSGKKGPGPLYNGTVFHRVIPNFMIQGGDPSGTGMGGPGYKFADETKGSPYKFDKPGKLAMANAGPNTNGSQFFITVAATDWLTGNHTIFGEVVEGQDVADAITKVKRNAQDRPAQDVKLNSVSIEKS, encoded by the coding sequence ATGGCTCGTCAGCCCGGGACTTACGCCACCTTCGACACCAGCATGGGAAAGATCGTCTGCCGCCTGTTTGAAAAAGAAGCGCCGAATACGGTGAAGAACTTCATCGATCTAGCCGAAGGCAAGCGCGACTGGCGCGACAACGTGAGCGGAAAGAAAGGCCCCGGGCCTCTCTACAACGGGACTGTTTTCCATCGCGTGATCCCAAATTTCATGATCCAGGGGGGCGATCCCAGCGGTACTGGCATGGGTGGTCCGGGATACAAGTTTGCAGATGAAACCAAAGGCTCGCCGTATAAATTCGACAAACCAGGAAAGCTGGCGATGGCCAATGCCGGTCCCAACACAAACGGCAGCCAATTTTTCATCACCGTCGCAGCAACCGACTGGCTTACGGGAAACCACACCATCTTTGGAGAAGTCGTTGAAGGGCAGGACGTCGCAGACGCGATCACCAAAGTAAAGCGCAACGCGCAGGATCGACCGGCTCAGGATGTGAAGCTAAATTCAGTGTCGATCGAGAAGAGCTAA
- the mdh gene encoding malate dehydrogenase: protein MRKKVSIVGAGNVGATAAHWIASKELADVVLIDIVEGIPQGKGLDLLEAMPIEKRDSHVRGTNDYADTANSDIVVITAGIPRKPGMSRDDLLNTNYKIMQDVVGKVVANSPNAILIVVSNPLDAMAQAAFKISKFNRERVIGMAGVLDSARFRTFIAEELKVSVENVTAFVLGGHGDTMVPLARYSTVAGIPITELMDKATLDRLVQRTRDGGAEIVKYLKTGSAYYAPSAAATEMVETILKDKKKILPCAAYLQGEYGINGLFVGVPCKLGTRGLEQIIQIKLTSEEQAALKKSADAVQELVKVIGV from the coding sequence ATGCGAAAGAAAGTCTCCATCGTCGGCGCAGGAAACGTCGGAGCTACGGCTGCGCACTGGATTGCGTCCAAAGAACTCGCCGATGTTGTTCTCATCGATATTGTCGAAGGCATTCCCCAAGGCAAAGGCCTCGATTTGCTCGAAGCGATGCCGATCGAGAAGCGTGATTCGCACGTGCGCGGCACGAACGACTACGCTGACACGGCCAATTCCGACATTGTCGTGATCACAGCCGGCATTCCGCGCAAGCCAGGCATGAGCCGCGACGATCTGCTGAATACAAATTACAAGATCATGCAGGACGTGGTCGGCAAAGTCGTTGCCAACTCGCCGAACGCGATTCTGATCGTCGTCTCCAATCCTCTGGACGCGATGGCGCAGGCGGCCTTCAAGATCAGCAAGTTCAACCGCGAGCGCGTGATCGGCATGGCCGGCGTACTCGATTCCGCGCGATTCCGAACCTTTATTGCGGAAGAGCTAAAAGTCAGCGTGGAGAACGTGACAGCCTTCGTACTCGGCGGACACGGCGATACGATGGTTCCACTGGCCCGCTACTCGACAGTCGCCGGAATTCCCATTACGGAACTCATGGACAAAGCTACGCTCGATCGCCTGGTGCAACGCACGCGCGACGGCGGGGCTGAGATCGTGAAGTATCTCAAGACCGGCAGCGCCTATTACGCTCCATCAGCCGCTGCGACGGAAATGGTTGAGACGATCCTCAAAGACAAAAAGAAGATTCTGCCGTGCGCCGCGTACCTCCAAGGCGAGTACGGCATCAACGGGCTCTTCGTGGGCGTTCCTTGCAAACTCGGCACACGCGGATTGGAACAGATCATTCAGATTAAGCTGACGAGCGAAGAACAGGCGGCGCTGAAGAAGAGCGCTGATGCTGTGCAGGAGTTGGTGAAGGTAATTGGAGTTTGA
- a CDS encoding NADP-dependent isocitrate dehydrogenase has translation MAAVYNGVPVPSDGASIRYENGKYQVPDNPIIPYIEGDGTGRDIWKASRRVFDAAVEKAYGGKRRVAWYEIFAGEKAFSKFRNWFPEDSLRAAKDLRVSIKGPLTTPVGGGIRSLNVAMRQELDLYACVRPVKHYSGVPSPVKHPEKLNVVIFRENTEDVYAGIEWKEGSDGARKLIKFLNEEMLAGGKKRVREDSGVGIKPISITGTKRLVRRAIQFALDNRRPVVTLVHKGNIQKFTEGAFREWGYELAQTEFRDRVVTERESWILDNKDKNPNITVEQNAQQVEPGLEFAPEEFRKGVYAEVKDVLDRIYRSHGNGQWKKKLMINDRIADSIFQQVIIRPQEYSVLATPNLNGDYISDACAAQVGGLGIAPGGNIGDGFAVFEATHGTAPKYADLDVINPGSVILSGVMMFELLGWNEAARLIEDSLEATIKQKKVTYDFERQMEGAKKVKTSEFASYMIENMEALKGATREAALA, from the coding sequence ATGGCAGCGGTGTATAACGGCGTGCCTGTCCCTTCTGACGGCGCCTCCATTCGATACGAGAACGGCAAATACCAGGTTCCTGACAATCCCATCATTCCCTACATCGAAGGTGACGGTACCGGACGCGACATCTGGAAGGCCTCGCGACGCGTCTTTGACGCCGCCGTGGAAAAAGCTTACGGCGGCAAACGGCGAGTTGCATGGTACGAGATCTTTGCCGGCGAGAAGGCTTTTTCGAAGTTCCGCAACTGGTTTCCTGAAGACTCGCTGCGAGCGGCGAAGGACCTGCGCGTTTCGATCAAGGGACCTCTCACAACTCCCGTTGGCGGCGGCATTCGTTCGCTCAACGTTGCCATGCGACAGGAGCTTGATCTCTATGCCTGCGTTCGTCCGGTGAAGCATTACTCCGGCGTGCCCTCGCCGGTCAAACATCCCGAGAAGCTGAACGTGGTGATCTTCCGCGAGAACACGGAAGACGTGTACGCCGGCATCGAGTGGAAAGAAGGCAGCGATGGGGCGCGCAAGCTGATCAAGTTCCTGAACGAAGAAATGCTTGCCGGGGGCAAGAAGCGCGTGCGCGAAGATTCCGGCGTCGGCATCAAGCCGATTTCCATTACAGGAACTAAGCGTCTTGTCCGTCGCGCCATTCAGTTTGCGCTCGACAATCGGCGTCCGGTTGTGACGCTTGTCCATAAGGGCAACATTCAGAAGTTCACTGAAGGCGCATTCCGCGAGTGGGGATACGAACTCGCGCAAACTGAATTTCGCGATCGCGTCGTGACCGAGCGCGAGAGCTGGATTCTCGACAACAAAGACAAGAACCCGAACATCACCGTCGAGCAGAATGCGCAGCAGGTCGAGCCTGGTTTGGAGTTCGCTCCGGAAGAATTTCGCAAAGGCGTGTACGCCGAAGTGAAGGACGTGCTCGATCGCATTTACCGAAGCCACGGCAACGGTCAATGGAAGAAGAAGCTGATGATCAATGACCGCATTGCTGACTCGATCTTCCAGCAGGTAATCATTCGTCCACAGGAGTACAGCGTGCTGGCCACGCCGAATCTGAACGGCGACTACATCTCTGACGCCTGCGCTGCGCAGGTCGGAGGGCTCGGCATCGCTCCTGGCGGAAACATTGGCGACGGCTTCGCAGTTTTCGAAGCCACGCACGGCACGGCGCCGAAGTACGCGGATCTCGATGTGATTAATCCGGGCTCGGTGATTCTTTCCGGCGTGATGATGTTCGAGCTGCTCGGCTGGAACGAAGCCGCGCGCCTGATTGAAGACTCGCTCGAAGCGACGATCAAACAGAAGAAAGTCACCTACGACTTCGAGCGCCAGATGGAAGGCGCGAAAAAAGTGAAGACCAGCGAGTTCGCGTCGTACATGATCGAGAACATGGAAGCGCTGAAAGGCGCGACTCGCGAAGCGGCGCTGGCTTAA
- a CDS encoding DUF6364 family protein, translating to MARITLVLDDALLKQIKKIAADEGRSVQDLITDLLRRALAPQESQPFRLNLRPWKGELQPGVDISDRNSLSDAFDQD from the coding sequence ATGGCAAGAATCACGTTAGTGCTGGACGACGCCCTTCTAAAGCAGATTAAGAAGATCGCTGCGGATGAAGGGCGGAGTGTTCAGGACCTGATAACTGACTTATTGCGTCGTGCTCTTGCGCCACAGGAGTCGCAGCCTTTTCGCCTGAATCTGCGTCCGTGGAAGGGGGAACTTCAGCCCGGTGTGGATATTTCGGATCGCAATTCATTATCGGATGCGTTTGACCAAGACTGA
- the tnpA gene encoding IS200/IS605 family transposase — MSQSLVKIAIHVIFSTKERKNLIPQNELQTLWAYMGGIAKNTKIVLIIAGGMRDHVHLLFELPATESVADVVKTFKTNSSRWMREKHRGFAWQAGYGAFSVSPSQIAAVKKYIANQAEHHKRRDFKEELLIMLKKAGVDYDPRYIFD, encoded by the coding sequence GTGTCGCAATCACTCGTGAAGATCGCAATTCATGTGATTTTCAGTACGAAGGAGCGGAAAAACCTGATTCCTCAAAACGAGCTTCAAACCCTCTGGGCTTATATGGGCGGCATTGCAAAGAATACAAAGATCGTGTTGATCATTGCCGGCGGAATGCGCGATCACGTGCACCTCTTGTTCGAGCTGCCGGCAACGGAAAGTGTTGCAGATGTTGTGAAGACCTTTAAGACAAACTCATCGCGTTGGATGCGCGAGAAGCATCGTGGTTTTGCGTGGCAGGCAGGATATGGAGCTTTCAGCGTGAGCCCATCGCAGATTGCGGCGGTGAAAAAATATATCGCGAATCAGGCAGAGCACCACAAAAGGCGTGACTTCAAGGAGGAGCTTTTGATTATGTTGAAGAAAGCCGGCGTGGATTATGATCCTCGATACATTTTCGATTAG
- a CDS encoding (2Fe-2S)-binding protein has protein sequence MREITLNVNGAEHRVPAAEDEMLLYVLRDRLNLTGTKYGCGEGQCGACTVLIDGRPTRSCQMHAAAVSGRKITTIEGLETDGKLHPVQQAFLDEEAFQCSYCTPGMILSAVGLLKANPKPNDEEIVRGMNGNICRCGTYPRIVAAIRRAAEAGGAQ, from the coding sequence ATGCGAGAGATCACTCTGAACGTCAACGGCGCCGAGCATCGCGTCCCGGCCGCCGAAGACGAAATGCTGCTGTACGTCCTGCGCGATCGGCTGAATCTCACCGGCACAAAATATGGCTGCGGCGAAGGACAATGCGGCGCGTGCACTGTACTGATCGATGGACGTCCGACGCGCTCGTGCCAGATGCATGCCGCGGCGGTTTCAGGACGGAAGATCACCACGATTGAGGGCCTTGAGACCGATGGCAAGCTCCATCCGGTGCAGCAGGCATTCCTCGATGAAGAAGCCTTCCAGTGCTCGTACTGCACGCCGGGCATGATCTTGTCGGCCGTTGGCCTCCTCAAAGCGAATCCCAAGCCCAATGATGAGGAGATCGTTCGCGGCATGAACGGCAATATTTGCCGATGCGGAACGTATCCGCGGATTGTTGCGGCAATTCGCCGCGCTGCAGAAGCGGGAGGCGCGCAATGA